The nucleotide sequence CACCGGCGTCCAGCAGCCGCTCCAGCGCCCTGCTGCCCGCTTCGAGGGGGACGTCCAGCACGTCGTGGACCATGCCGGTCGCCGTGATGAAGTTCGCCAGGGGCTGGTTGCGCGCCCAGCGCTCGATCTGCGCGCGGTCGGTGGTCGACTGCGTCTGCCAGGCGAACGAGATGGGGTGCCGCGCCGGGGTGGGACAGCCGATCCGCTCGCACGAACACCGGTAACCGAGCGGGTGCGCCGCTGGGGCGATGGGCATACCGGCCTCGGCGACGGCGAGGAGCAGTCCCTCCCTGGCCGCTGCTTCGCCCTCGCGGGCGGAGTCCGCCGCGGCCTTCTTGGGGCGGCGTCGCAGCCACTGGGGAATCCTGCCGTCCGTGCCGCGATAACGGCCGAAATCGTCGCCCATGTATCCCCTCACAACCCTCGCACTCGCCCCTGCGGACACTGCCATGGTCGCACCATCCTGCTACCCGGCGGGCCGCTCTCCCCAACCGGGGGGCGCGGGCCGAGGTGCCGGGCGGGGGTTCATCACGGACTATGTACTGATATGCGGTACCGGTACGGGCGGCTGCGGGACACGAACCACCCGATCGGATCACAGCGGTCCGGCCGCTCGGAGCGGACCATGGCTCTCACGCACAATGTCGTGCGCACCATCGCTCGTGAGGAGCCCACATTGCCTCGTGAAGCCTCGCCCCGCCGGTACCTGATGTGCCCGCCGGCCCACTTCAGGGTGACGTATTCGATCAATCCCTGGATGGACCCGGCCAAGCCGGTGGACCTGCCGCTCGCCCTCGCCCAGTGGGAGGACCTGCGCGACCGCTATCTGGCCCTCGGCCACTCCGTTTCCCTGCTGGAGCCCCGCCCCGAACTGCCCGACATGGTGTTCGCGGCGAACGGCGCCACCGTCATCGACGGGCGCGTGCTCGGTGCCCGCTTCGCCTACGAGGAGCGCGTACGGGAGGCCGAGATCCATCTGGAGTGGTTCCGCTCCCGCGGCTACGCCGACGTACGCGAACCCGCGCACATCAACGAGGGCGAGGGCGACTTCGCCGTGACCGGCTCGTACGTGCTGGCGGGGCGCGGCTTCCGGTCGAGTCCGCTGTCGCACAGCGAGGCCCAGGAGTTCTTCGGGCGGCCGGTGATCGGGCTCGATCTCGTCGATCCGCGCTACTACCACCTGGACACCGCGCTGTGCGTGCTGGACGAGGCGGCGGACGAGATCATGTACTACCCCGGCGCCTTCTCACCGGGCAGCAGGGCCGTGCTCGCCCGGCTCTTCCCCGGCGCGCTGATCGCGGCGGAGGAGGACGCGGCGGCGCTCGGTCTGAACGCGGTCAGTGACGGACGTCACGTACTGCTGCCGCAGGCGGCCGTCGGACTGTACGAGCCGCTGCGGGAGCGCGGCTTCGAGCCGATCGGCATCGATCTGGGTGAGCTGCTCAAGGGCGGCGGCAGCGTGAAGTGCTGCACGCAGGAGCTGCGGGGCTGACCCGGGGCCCGAGCTGCCACCTGGGCTCACCGGCGTCCTGGTCGCCGGTGAGCCGGGCCGGACCGGCATGTCTCAGCAGCCCGCCGCCGCGTGCCACGCGGGGTCACGGGGTGACGGCACGTGCGCGGCCGGACGGGCGAACGGCAGCCCGCCGAGCAGGAATTCACAGCCCGTCAGTTCGATGACCCGGTACGTCAGCGGCTGTGGACGACAAAGCCTCAGGACACCACCGGCTTCGGTGACGTTGAGCGCTGCGAGCAGGAACGAGTTGAGCCCGCTGCAGTCGCAGAAGGTGACGTCGGACAGATCGATGTCGACGGTCAGCACGCCGTCGTTCAGGCACCCCTGGACCGACTCGCTTACCAACGCGGCCATGTCCAGATCGATTTCTCCGGACAGAGTAAGCAACGTCCGGTCCGTACTGTCGTGTCGACGGACAGTCAGTTGGGGTTGCGGCATGACGCCTCGGTTCGGAAGACCCGCCGGTCGACTGTCGCGGACGAACCGGGCTTCCGATCCTTCCGACGTGCGTCCGGTCGGGTGTGCTCCGGCGGCTGCGTCTCACAACGCCCTACCACCGGCCGCCGGGGTCTCGGGCGTCTCCCGCAGCATAGTCCCGCCTGGGGCCGCACGGGCGGTCGCAGGGCATCTGTCTCAGTCGGTGTCCGGCGGCCAGGCGTCGCCCCAGGCCGTGTCACGCGCGGCCCGGTACAGCGGCCCCTGCCGCTTGGCGACGATCGTCCGCAGCAGCCCGTCGTCCACGGTGCACAGGTCGAGCAGCACCTGCCCCTTGCGGATCTGCGGCTTGCGGATCACCCGTGCCGTTACGGGAAGCGCGTCGACCGGCGGCGCGTCGAAGCGCACCGCCGCCACGTAGCTGAACTTCTCGTCCTCGTACGGCAGCGAGCCGCCCTTCACCTGCCGGTGCAGCGACGACCTGCTGACCCGGGCGGCGAAGTGGCACCAGTCCGTGCCCTGTTCGATCGGGCAGCGGCCACTGTGCGGGCAGGGCGCCACGACCCGCAGCCCGGCGGCGATCAGCTGGTCACGGGCCTCGATGATCCGCAGATAGCCGTCGGGGGTGCCCGGTTCGACGATCACCACGGCCTGTCCCGCCCGCGCCGTCTCGTCGACGAGCGCGGCGCGGTCCCGTTCGGTCAGCTCCTTCAGCACGTACGAGACGGTCACCAGATCGGCCTCGGGAAGCTTCAGCGCCCCGCCGATCCTCGCCCGCCGCCACTCGGCGGTCCGCGGCCCCACGGCGTGCGACCCGGCCGCCAACTCCCTGCCCAGGTCGAGCGCGGGGGCGGCCCAGTCCAGCACGGTGGTCGTCCGGGGCGTCCCGCCCTCGCTCCCGTCCGGGGCCGTCCCGGGCTGCTGTTCCCAGACCGCTTCGGCGGCCCAGACCGCCGCGC is from Streptomyces sp. NBC_00370 and encodes:
- a CDS encoding STAS domain-containing protein, which gives rise to MPQPQLTVRRHDSTDRTLLTLSGEIDLDMAALVSESVQGCLNDGVLTVDIDLSDVTFCDCSGLNSFLLAALNVTEAGGVLRLCRPQPLTYRVIELTGCEFLLGGLPFARPAAHVPSPRDPAWHAAAGC
- a CDS encoding bifunctional DNA primase/polymerase, yielding MGDDFGRYRGTDGRIPQWLRRRPKKAAADSAREGEAAAREGLLLAVAEAGMPIAPAAHPLGYRCSCERIGCPTPARHPISFAWQTQSTTDRAQIERWARNQPLANFITATGMVHDVLDVPLEAGSRALERLLDAGVDVGPVADSGGDRMLFFTATRGTPEEEDEWWPCELDCHPETMDEHPGLRWHCRGSYVLVPPARLPGELAVGWLRGPEHPLPDPLSLLETLTDACARYAGENGELDPHAVAWPLGR
- a CDS encoding small ribosomal subunit Rsm22 family protein, coding for MNDATHSTAEALRAALAGLLDGLPPSQAAQAVDRLIANYRGTTPTDAPLLRDRSDVAAYAAYRMPATFEAVRAALEALADAAPYWEPASQLDVGGGTGAAVWAAEAVWEQQPGTAPDGSEGGTPRTTTVLDWAAPALDLGRELAAGSHAVGPRTAEWRRARIGGALKLPEADLVTVSYVLKELTERDRAALVDETARAGQAVVIVEPGTPDGYLRIIEARDQLIAAGLRVVAPCPHSGRCPIEQGTDWCHFAARVSRSSLHRQVKGGSLPYEDEKFSYVAAVRFDAPPVDALPVTARVIRKPQIRKGQVLLDLCTVDDGLLRTIVAKRQGPLYRAARDTAWGDAWPPDTD
- the ddaH gene encoding dimethylargininase, which codes for MALTHNVVRTIAREEPTLPREASPRRYLMCPPAHFRVTYSINPWMDPAKPVDLPLALAQWEDLRDRYLALGHSVSLLEPRPELPDMVFAANGATVIDGRVLGARFAYEERVREAEIHLEWFRSRGYADVREPAHINEGEGDFAVTGSYVLAGRGFRSSPLSHSEAQEFFGRPVIGLDLVDPRYYHLDTALCVLDEAADEIMYYPGAFSPGSRAVLARLFPGALIAAEEDAAALGLNAVSDGRHVLLPQAAVGLYEPLRERGFEPIGIDLGELLKGGGSVKCCTQELRG